A region of Gigantopelta aegis isolate Gae_Host unplaced genomic scaffold, Gae_host_genome ctg2749_pilon_pilon, whole genome shotgun sequence DNA encodes the following proteins:
- the LOC121391620 gene encoding LOW QUALITY PROTEIN: signal peptide, CUB and EGF-like domain-containing protein 2 (The sequence of the model RefSeq protein was modified relative to this genomic sequence to represent the inferred CDS: inserted 1 base in 1 codon), producing the protein MDILAGMLLNGPDRGHECATNNGGCAHYCTNTLGNYSCCCDSEYTLNIDDINECDIDNGGCDHTCTNKQGSYQCQCDVGFNLKNNGINCTDINECNINNGGCEQDCYNIGGSYYCACDTGYILELNGHNCTDINECTNGTHLCEHNCYNTNGSYVCDCXPGYQLSNGLTCSDINECDSNNGGCDQECINQVGSYYCQCNTSYTLDEDGHGCSNWLVMAEHVMNCQNTIGSYSCFCLTGYLIDDSNGYNCTDINECAAYNGGCSQICSNTSGSYFCSCTSGYILEIDGHSCVDTNECLLSNGGCTQICTNRLGSYECSCNSGFLLNMTDRQSL; encoded by the exons ATGGATATCCTAGCAGGAATGCTTCTCAATGGACCTG ATAGGGGCCATGAATGTGCTACTAACAATGGTGGTTGTGCGCATTATTGTACAAACACATTGGGTAATTATAGCTGTTGCTGTGATTCAGAGTATACTCTCAATATTGATG ATATCAATGAGTGTGATATTGACAATGGTGGTTGTGATCATACTTGTACCAATAAACAAGGAAGCTATCAGTGTCAGTGTGATGttggttttaatttaaaaaacaatggaATAAACTGTAcag ATATTAATGAGTGTAATATCAACAATGGAGGCTGTGAACAAGACTGTTATAACATTGGTGGAAGTTACTATTGTGCTTGTGATACTGGATATATATTAGAATTAAATGGTCATAACTGCACAG ACATCAATGAATGTACAAATGGTACTCATCTTTGTGAACACAACTGTTATAATACTAATGGAAGTTATGTCTGTGATT CACCAGGCTACCAGTTGTCTAATGGACTCACTTGTTCTGATATCAATGAATGTGATAGTAACAATGGTGGTTGTGATCAAGAGTGTATTAATCAAGTAGGATCTTACTACTGTCAATGTAACACTAGCTACACACTTGATGAAGATGGACATGGATGTTCTA ACTGGCTAGTAATGGCAGAACATGTGATG AATTGTCAAAATACAATTGGTAGCTATTCTTGTTTTTGTCTAACTGGATACTTAATTGATGATAGTAATGGTTACAACTGTACAG ATATCAATGAGTGTGCTGCGTATAATGGAGGTTGTAGTCAGATATGTTCTAACACTTCTGGTTCTTATTTTTGTTCCTGTACGTCTGGATACATTCTGGAAATAGATGGACATAGTTGTGTTG ATACTAATGAATGTTTATTAAGTAATGGAGGTTGTACTCAAATATGTACTAATAGACTGGGAAGTTATGAGTGTTCCTGCAATAGTGGATTCTTATTGAACATGACTGACAGACAAAGTTTGTGA